A section of the Scomber scombrus chromosome 24, fScoSco1.1, whole genome shotgun sequence genome encodes:
- the runx1 gene encoding runt-related transcription factor 1 — protein sequence MVFLWDAKYDPAPGRRYTPPSTTLASGGKMTEALPLGAQEAGGGAALMGKLRMADRGMVEVISDHPGELVKTDSPNFLCSVLPTHWRCNKTLPIAFKVVSLGDISDGTLVTVMAGNDENYSAELRNATAAIKNQVARFNDLRFVGRSGRGKSFTLTITVFTSPPQVATYQRAIKITVDGPREPRRHRQKMDEVKSGSLAFSERLTELEQLRRGSMRVTPPHHHHHQPSANTRQSAALNSAPFSSPTHAQITADSRQMQSSPSWSYDQSYPYLGQITAPSVHSANPLSPGRSSLSELSSRLTGPDLTAFGDPRMTLERPFTSLPSLPDSRFSDPRMHYPPTAAAFTYAPSHNPVSNSALGITMATAMATTPAGRYHTYLPPPYPANTPHQAQNGPFQSTSSPYHLYYSTAAGSYQFSMMAGGGSGGDSRSPPRILPPCTNASTGSSLLHPSLPNQNEGVGVEVESSHSSSPTNMAAAEAVWRPY from the exons ATGGTGTTTCTGTGGGACGCAAAATACG ACCCAGCCCCCGGCCGGCGTTACActcccccctccaccaccctTGCCTCAGGGGGGAAGATGACCGAGGCCCTGCCCTTGGGTGCCCAGGAGGCTGGAGGTGGGGCCGCTCTGATGGGCAAACTACGAATGGCCGACCGCGGCATGGTTGAA GTGATCTCAGATCATCCAGGAGAGCTGGTGAAGACAGACAGTCCTAACTTCCTCTGCTCTGTGCTGCCCACACACTGGAGATGTAACAAGACTCTGCCCATTGCTTTTAAG GTGGTTTCCCTGGGTGACATCTCTGATGGCACCTTGGTAACAGTGATGGCAGGAAACGACGAGAACTACTCAGCAGAGCTCCGCAATGCTACGGCCGCCATCAAGAACCAAGTGGCCAGATTCAATGACCTGCGCTTCGTTGGCCGCAGCGGGagag GGAAGAGTTTTACTCTCACCATCACAGTGTTCACCAGCCCTCCTCAAGTCGCCACGTACCAGAGAGCCATTAAAATTACAGTGGATGGTCCCAGAGAGCCACGAC GTCATCGACAGAAGATGGATGAGGTGAAGTCCGGCTCTCTGGCTTTCTCCGAGAGGCTAACGGAGCTGGAACAGCTGAGACGGGGCTCAATGAGGGTGACGCCTcctcaccaccatcaccatcaacCCTCCGCCAACACCCGCCAATCTGCAGCGCTCAACTCTGCCCCTTTCTCTAGCCCCACACACGCTCAGATAACTGCTG attcCAGACAGATGCAGTCGTCTCCATCTTGGTCCTACGACCAGTCGTATCCCTACCTTGGTCAGATAACTGCGCCCAGCGTCCACTCAGCCAATCCCCTTTCCCCTGGTCGCTCCTCACTCAGTGAGCTGTCGTCACGACtgacag GTCCTGACCTCACAGCGTTTGGTGATCCCAGGATGACCTTAGAACGACCTTTtacctccctcccatccttgcCTGACTCCCGCTTCTCTGACCCACGGATGCACTACCCTCCCACTGCAGCTGCCTTCACCTACGCCCCATCCCACAACCCAGTTTCCAACAGCGCCCTCggcatcaccatggcaacagccaTGGCAACCACACCTGCAGGGAGGTACCACACCTACCTGCCTCCTCCCTACCCTGCGAACACCCCCCACCAGGCTCAGAACGGGCCCTTCCAGTCCACCTCCTCACCGTACCACCTGTACTACTCCACCGCTGCTGGCTCCTACCAGTTCTCCATGATGgctggaggaggaagtggaggcgACTCGCGCTCCCCACCAAGGATCCTGCCACCGTGCACCAACGCCTCCACAGGCTCCTCCCTACTACACCCCTCTTTGCCCAATCAGAATGAAGGAGTGGGTGTGGAGGTGGAGTCTAGCCACAGTAGCTCCCCTACAAACATGGCAGCAGCTGAAGCTGTGTGGAGACCTTACTGA